One Klebsiella electrica genomic window, TTTATCCTTGAACCACTTTCAGGATCTTCAGGAACATCATAATCAATATCCTTTTTGGCAAAAATAATAAATTTATTATGCATTCGTGGGAATGCCGCAGCCTTAGCATTATTCATGTTTCCGACACATGTCACAGGGTCAATTGAAGGATCACCAGCATAAGACATATTTGGAAGAATCGTCCCTTCAAAATCATAGCGCGTCAGAGAATTTTTGAGCTTGCTATATTTTTTTCTTAAAGTTTCTTTAAAATCATTTTTTGCACCAATATCAGGCCTTAAGAAGTCCTCTTTTTGAATCACAAAAACCACTTCTTTATCGTCCTGAGCTAAGGCATCAAGTACTGAGTAACTTGTTAACCATGCAACAGCACCAAGCACAATATCTGCTGACTTGATATGGTTAACTAAATGCTTCTCCAAATCGCGAAAATAAACACTTGTTGTATCAGATTGAGTATTAAAATTATCTAAAGGTTGACTCTTTCTATCAGCGTCAGGTATCAATAATTCATTAAGGTTATTTATGATCATTTAAAGTTTCCGTTTTGGTGAACTATAGAATTACACAACTGCAAATAGCAATCATTATAAGTAATGATGACTGTTTTAACATTCTTATCTGTTCCAAATTGCCAAACGCATCACAATGCAATGCCCGCTTCACGCCCTGAGACATTCGACAAGCTTTTTATGGCTTCAGTAAGGGCGACTTTCGCGCTTCCAGTGCCAGCAAGTATTTCGCTTCGTCGTACCGGGTTTTGGTCTTCCAACAACGGTAAATGATCCTTATCCATTTAAACGCCAGAGCCCGGATCGCTGACTGATGAGATTTCCCTTTTTCTCGCTGGCCCTGGTAATAAAGTCTGGCCCAGTACGATGAGTTAACCGTCTTCGCAGTCCATTCCACGAATGTCTGCCGGACGAACTTCGCGCACTGCCAACGCCAGTGTACCCAGGATTTTTGACCACTTCGCTCGGTTACTGGTGCGATGCCAGCGTAGTTTTGAATTTCTTCGGCGCTGTTGAAGCGGTCGCGGTTATCACCCAGTGCGGCAAGCATCCGTGGGCCCATACACGGTCCCATTCCAGGGAGTGATTTGAACAGTTCTGCATCCGGAAGCGTATCGAATAAGGATTCAATACGTTCGTCGTAGATTCTGATTAGGTCGCTTGTGAGTTTGATTTGGGATGCAAGTGCTGTTGCCATCAATGCATTTGCCTCGATGACAGTTTTATCTGTGGTCAGGGGAATAGCGCTGGCAATACTTGCAACCCGCTGTTCGGTATATGCAACAGCAGGACCACCTTTAGCATTCATAAAATGACGGACAGTATCGCTGCGAGCCCGTTTGAGTTGTTGCAGACTCGGCTAGCGAATGATTAGCTCGCAGAACAGTGAGCTGTCCCGATGGGAGAACCATTCCAGGAGCTGGGGGTAATACTGCTTAAGCGTATTGATGAGCCGATTAACAAAGCGACGCTTGTCTTCGACCAGCAGTCGGCGCTGCTCAACTAATTGCTGGAGTAATTGGATATCCGGATTGTCGGCTTCAATGGCTTTTATCTTGTGGGGATAACGTAGCATCAGGTCTAATGCCAGCTCAGCATCCTGCGGATCATCCTTCGCACCGCTGGGCCAGAAAGCCTGTCGGTAGCGGGCCAGTGACAACGCGTGTACTGGAAAAACAGTGACAAATGGGTACTTCTGGAGTGCATACACCACCGGGCCTTTCTTCAGCTCAACGGCAATAGCAATCCTGCCTTTCGCCCTCTGGTGTAACTCATTGAGCCAGATATCAAGTGCCTCAGGCGTATGTTCAATCACATGAAATATGCGATCACCGTTTTTAAACTGAACGCAGACATCGTGTTTTTTATCCGCCCAGTCCAGACCAACATGGGCAGCAAACTGATCTTTCGCAGTCATCACCAACTCCTTTTTATCGGGGATTGGTATGCATTCCACGCTCTTCGAAAGAAATATAGTCAGCAGTTTTTCTGCATGCCCTGAGTATTCGTTAGCGAACGTGGAGCACTTACTGGCTCAAAAGCAAAGCGGCAATCATCAAATCACATGATTCTGGCACAATATTCGTAACCAATAAGCGCATACCCTGAATCACTTAAAAGTGTAACTCTCAGGGTGTGAATGACTATATCTGGCACAATGCCGCCCCCTTCCCGGAAAATCTCCAGTACGTTCACCCGCTATACATCAAACTCCCCCCGCCTCTGCAATACCATCCAAAATAGTAATGATAATTATTTGCATTGATGTGATACATTCAATGCGCGCATGCCACGTGATATTTCTCATGGCGGAAGGTAAGACGCTGCGCGTGGGGAATCACCGGTGACTGCATTGAGATGCAGCATCAATACAACTTATGGAGATAAGATGAGAAGAATGTCAATCCGTTCAGTGCTGTTGGCCTCCACTCTTGCGATGTCAACCGCCACAACGGCATACGCCGATAGCCAATGGGCAGCCGCCACCACGACCTTTCCTGGCAGTATTCGTGCCGGATCACGGGACATTCCCGTTAAGCCCGGAGATAAAACGGTGATAACGATTAAGAGCCTGCCAGCGGGCGCGACCGTCACCATGCTGAATGGTGCTGAAGTTCTGACACCGAAACCACTGACCGCCGATGATAAGGGAAACCTCACGATTCCTCTGACCGTTCCGGCCGATGCCGCGACAGGCCTTCATCCACTCACGGCGATCACTCAAAATCCTGCGAGCGTTTCGCAAGTCATGTTGAAATTGTCCCAGATTGTTGCGCCGAAAAACATTGAGGCTTTCAGACTGCAAACAGTTCCCGTCGGTGAGCGGGCTTACCAGTCGGCAGTTTCGGCCAACGGGAAGCTGTTCGTGACCTCTGCACGCGGCCCGAAGGATGGTAGCCGCCTGATGAGACTGAACGCCGGAACGCTGGCTGTCGAAGCGGAGGCTACGCTGCCTAAAGACAAAAAGGGTGAGCAGATTGGCGTCTTCGGCATCGCTGTTGATAATGTCCATAATCATGTCTGGACGACGAACACGCTTGCCGAGACGGTGACCGTCTATGACGCAAAGACCCTTTCCGTCGTGAAAGTCTTCCCGGAGGGGTCAGTCGTACATCCACGCGATGTGATTATTGATGAAGCCCACAATCGGGCTTATGTCAGCGCAGCGCTAACCGG contains:
- a CDS encoding YncE family protein; this encodes MSIRSVLLASTLAMSTATTAYADSQWAAATTTFPGSIRAGSRDIPVKPGDKTVITIKSLPAGATVTMLNGAEVLTPKPLTADDKGNLTIPLTVPADAATGLHPLTAITQNPASVSQVMLKLSQIVAPKNIEAFRLQTVPVGERAYQSAVSANGKLFVTSARGPKDGSRLMRLNAGTLAVEAEATLPKDKKGEQIGVFGIAVDNVHNHVWTTNTLAETVTVYDAKTLSVVKVFPEGSVVHPRDVIIDEAHNRAYVSAALTGFIEVYDTKTLEHIGQIEFVTNRGRDPFYSTDLALDSAGQKLYGVSRDTPWVGWIDLKTGKSTTVKIPQAQGATDIARDLKTGRLYVVSQETNNVVVLDADGKVLADTYIGAGGVSVVWDPVTSQVFAATRAGGTVAVLDKDGKLVANIPMDDTPNHLTVAPDGAVYLVSMYGTTGDKAQTGSVTKITPTK
- a CDS encoding phospholipase D-like domain-containing protein, translated to MIINNLNELLIPDADRKSQPLDNFNTQSDTTSVYFRDLEKHLVNHIKSADIVLGAVAWLTSYSVLDALAQDDKEVVFVIQKEDFLRPDIGAKNDFKETLRKKYSKLKNSLTRYDFEGTILPNMSYAGDPSIDPVTCVGNMNNAKAAAFPRMHNKFIIFAKKDIDYDVPEDPESGSRIKISPYAVWTGSFNITKNAGMSFENALYITDMTIVNAYYQEFAQITALSESLNWFKDWVEPQWRIGT